In one window of Oncorhynchus gorbuscha isolate QuinsamMale2020 ecotype Even-year linkage group LG23, OgorEven_v1.0, whole genome shotgun sequence DNA:
- the LOC124011278 gene encoding novel acetylcholine receptor chaperone, with translation MASPRTITIVALSFALGLFFVFMGTIKLTPRLSKDAYSEMKRAYKSYAKALPGLKKMGISSVLLRKIIGSLEVGCGVVLTLVPGRPKDVANFLLLLVMLAVLFFHQLVGDPLKRYAHALVFGILLTCRLLIARQSEDRPEREESREEHINAQENNKVKQS, from the exons ATGGCTTCACCGAGGACGATAACCATTGTGGCCCTCTCTTTCGCTCTTGGTCTTTTTTTCGTCTTCATGGGCACCATAAAGCTCACACCAAGATTAAGCAAAGATGCTTATAGTGAGATG aAACGGGCATACAAGAGCTATGCCAAGGCCTTGCCAGGTCTAAAGAAGATGGGCATCAGCTCGGTGCTGCTCCGAAAGATCATTGGCTCACTGGAGGTgggctgtggtgtggttctgACATTGGTGCCAGGGAGACCCAAGGATGTGGCTAACTTCCTGCTCTTGCTGGTCATGCTGGCGGTCCTCTTCTTCCATCAGTTAGTAGGAGACCCCCTGAAACGATATGCCCATGCTCTGGTCTTTGGTATTCTGCTCACCTGCCGACTGCTCATTGCCCGCCAGAGTGAGGACCGACCTGAGCgggaggagagcagggaagaACATATCAATGCCCAGGAAAATAACAAAGTCAAGCAGTCCTAA